A single Nycticebus coucang isolate mNycCou1 chromosome 16, mNycCou1.pri, whole genome shotgun sequence DNA region contains:
- the ABCF3 gene encoding ATP-binding cassette sub-family F member 3 produces MRFGRRSVISGGRAGGGPRRRFHSNCADVWNMATCAEILRSEFPEIDGQVFDYVTGVLHSGSADFESVDDLVEAVGELLQEVSGDSKDDASIRAVCQRMYNTLRLAEPQSQGNSQVLLDAPIQLSKITENYDCGTKLPGLLKREQSSTVNAKKLEKAEARLKAKQEKRSEKDTLKTSNPLVLEEASASQAGSRKESRLESSGKNKSYDVRIENFDVSFGDRVLLAGADVNLAWGRRYGLVGRNGLGKTTLLKMLATRSLRVPAHISLLHVEQEVAGDDTPALQSVLESDSVREDLLRQERELSSRIAAGRVEGSEAAQLAEIYAKLEEIEADKAPARASVILAGLGFTPKMQQQPTREFSGGWRMRLALARALFARPDLLLLDEPTNMLDVRAILWLENYLQTWPSTILVVSHDRNFLNAIATDIIHLHSQRLDGYRGDFETFIKSKQERLLNQQREYEAQQQYRQHIQVFIDRFRYNANRASQVQSKLKMLEKLPELKPVDKESEVVMKFPDGFEKFSPPILQLDEVDFYYDPKHVIFSHLSVSADLESRICVVGENGAGKSTMLKLLMGDLTPVRGIRHAHRNLKIGYFSQHHVEQLDLNVSAVELLARKFPGLPEEEYRHQLGRYGISGELAMRPVASLSGGQKSRVAFAQMTMPCPNFYILDEPTNHLDMETIEALGRALNSFRGGVILVSHDERFIRLVCQELWVCEGGGVTRVEGGFDQYRALLQEQFRREGFL; encoded by the exons ATGCGCTTTGGAAGGAGGAGCGTGATCTCGGGGGGAAGGGCAGGGGGCGGGCCTAGGCGGAGGTTTCACAGCAACTGCGCGGACGTCTGGAACATGGCGACTTGCGCCGAGATCCTGCGGAGCGAGTTCCCCGAAATTGACGGACAGGTCTTCGACTACGTGACTG GCGTCTTGCACAGCGGCAGTGCGGACTTCGAGTCTGTGGATGACTTGGTGGAAGCTGTGGGGGAACTATTACAAGAGGTGTCCGGGGACAGCAAGGATGACGCGAGCATCAGGGCCGTGTGCCAGCGCATGTACAACACTCTGCGCCT GGCTGAACCACAGAGCCAGGGAAATAGCCAGGTGCTACTAGACGCCCCCATCCAGTTGTCAAAGATAACAGAGAACTACG ACTGTGGAACCAAACTTCCAGGACTGCTAAAGAGGGAACAGTCCTCg ACTGTGAATGCAAAGAAGCTAGAGAAGGCTGAAGCTCGACTGAAGGCAAAGCAGGAGAAGCGCTCAGAGAAGGACACGCTCAAGACCAGTAATCCTCT AGTCTTGGAAGAGGCATCAGCCAGCCAGGCAGGCAGTAGAAAGGAAAGCCGGTTGGAATCATCTGGCAAGAACAAATCCTACGACGTGCGAATTGAGAACTTTGATGTGTCTTTTGGCGACAG GGTACTGCTAGCTGGAGCAGATGTGAACCTAGCATGGGGCCGCCGTTACGGGCTGGTGGGGCGGAATGGGCTGGGGAAGACAACACTGCTGAAGATGCTGGCCACCCGGAGCCTGCGGGTTCCAGCCCACATTTCCCTACTGCATgtagagcaggaggttgctgggGATGACACCCCTGCCCTGCAGAGTGTGCTGGAGAGCGATAGTGTGCGAGAGGACCTGCTACGGCAGGAGCGGGAGCTAAGCAGCCGGATTGCTGCTGGCAG GGTGGAGGGCTCAGAGGCTGCACAGCTGGCGGAAATCTATGCCAAATTGGAGGAAATTGAGGCTGACAAGGCACCTGCCAG gGCGTCAGTCATCCTTGCTGGGCTTGGCTTTACCCCTAAAATGCAGCAACAGCCCACCCG GGAGTTCTCAGGTGGCTGGAGGATGAGACTGGCTCTGGCCCGGGCCCTGTTTGCTAG GCCAGATCTTCTCCTATTAGATG AGCCCACAAACATGCTGGATGTAAGGGCCATCCTATGGCTGGAGAATTACCTGCAG ACATGGCCCTCCACAATCCTAGTCGTCTCCCACGACCGCAACTTCCTGAATGCCATTGCCACAGACATCATTCACCTGCACAGCCAGCGGCTAGATGGTTACCGGGGAGACTTCGAGACCTTCATCAAGAGCAAGCAGGAGCGGCTGCTTAACCAGCAGCGTGAATATGAGGCTCAGCAGCAGTATCGCCAGCACATCCAG GTTTTCATTGACCGGTTTCGTTACAATGCCAACAGAGCCTCTCAAGTGCAGAGTAAACTCAAGATGCTAGAGAAGCT ACCAGAGCTGAAACCTGTGGACAAAGAATCAGAGGTGGTGATGAA GTTCCCCGATGGATTTGAGAAGTTCTCACCACCAATTCTGCAGCTAGATGAGGTGGATTTCTACTATGACCCTAAGCACGTCATCTTCAgtcatctctctgtctctgctgatCTTGAGTCCCGCATCTGTGTG GTTGGGGAAAATGGGGCTGGGAAGTCAACCATGCTGAAGCTGCTTATGGGGGACCTGACACCTGTTCGAGGAATCAGACatgctcacag GAATCTGAAGATTGGCTATTTCAGCCAGCACCATGTGGAACAATTGGACCTGAATGTCAGTGCTGTGGAACTACTGGCACGCAAGTTTCCTG GGCTGCCTGAGGAGGAGTATCGTCATCAGCTGGGCCGGTATGGCATTTCTGGAGAACTGGCCATGCGCCCTGTTGCCAGCTTATCTGGGGGCCAGAAGAGCCGAGTGGCCTTTGCTCAGATGACAATGCCCTG CCCCAACTTCTACATTCTCGATGAACCCACAAACCACCTGGACATGGAGACAATCGAGGCTCTGGGGCGTGCTCTCAACAGTTTCAGG GGTGGTGTGATTCTGGTGTCCCATGATGAACGCTTTATCAGGCTGGTATGCCAGGAGTTGTGGGTGTGTGAAGGAGGTGGCGTCACCAGGGTTGAAGGAGGATTTGACCAGTATCGTGCCCTCCTTCAGGAACAGTTCCGCCGTGAGGGCTTCCTCTAG